ATCCACAGGTAAATTTTGTTGTGCTGGGGATATAATAGAATCAGGATAAAATACCACTTCATTTATGTAGTCATTACCATTCGGTTTTGTCTCCTCTGAAATCCAATTAACACTTTCTGTAGGAGTCATATACTCAGAACGGTCGAAAACTGGTTCATGGAAGCTTGAGAGAAATCACCAAAGTTGCCTACCGAGTCTACAGGCAGACTTGCAAATCACTGAAGAGTGGGACCAAGAAAAGTCCTAGGGAGCACTTTTCATAGGGTTTGATCAGTAGCTCCAACAGGGACCATCCTTGCTTCAACCATGGTTAGATGTTGAGGGCCTGAGTTTCCATCAAACAATGCCATAGCTGGGTAGGTGAACCTTCTGGGAATGGGGTATCCATTACCGCGTTGGTAAAAGGATGCTGCCTCTCCATGTCCACCACCTTCTTCTTCGCCTCTCCGCCTTTGTATCTCTATTTCTTATTGCATTTGCTTGTTTTGTTCTAAGATTTCTTCATTCCCCTTTCTCATAGGTCCTTTATATTCTCTTGTTGTACCTCTTCCAGTTTTTGCATAAGTTTGTCTAGAACTGTGACATTGTTGGTTGATCTCGTCGTCACCATGGTAGCTCTCTTGCTCTTTGCTTCGGGTATAGAAAAGTTTTACCGGAGCCCCACGGTTGGCGCCAAATGTTGTGACAAAGGTTGAAAAGCATAATAACCCTTTCAGTATTTCAATGGCCCTTTCAATCAAAGATTTAAAGTTATTCCGGGAACCCTGGCCAAGGACGGACAGGGCACCCGGGACGGGCCTGGACCCCACAGAATGTCCCTACCGAGGGACAGTTTGGGGAGCCTGGGAGCACCCTCCTTATGGGCCCTACCACCAAGGGTAAGGACAAAAACCCGGGGCCCACTAAATAGGGTTTGACCTAGGCCAACCCCCCTAGGGGGTAGGTTCGCTGGCACAGATCCGTAGGGGCCCCcaaaccgttggatcactgttcctctGCAGGTACCGCAGGCAATCCAACGGCGGGTTGTGCCACgcgtacgagccatgcatgacgttgcatggctccaaccctaattccACCTCACCTATATAAAGGGAACACATCTTCCATTGAAAGGTAACGTATTCTCTCCATACTCACCATTCTCACAACTTCCCTTActgactttagcatcggagtgtcttgcaggagcccctcccgggacctaGCCAACTTTGGAGTCCTCCAGCACGTCCAGATCCCCTCTCTCCTACCTCTCGTCAACGGGTAGCTTGGTCACTCCCTGAtcaattggcgccgtctgtggggatcgaacccacgACCACGTGGTTAAAAGCACCGCGTGTAGTCACCTCCTGTCACCTGCTAGCAAACTATGGTGGAAACACGTCAAACTTCGCGACGTCCTGTACCAACTCCTGAAGGCCATGTAGAGACCTTCAACGATTCAACAAATCGCAGAACTCCTCCTCCTCAACCCCAGCACCCGCCTCCCCCAACTCCTCAACCTCAGCCCCGTCACTCGCCAGAGCCCGCGGCCATTACCCCGCATGCGGCCCACGAGGCTCTCTGCCGCTTGGAGGCACGCATCCGGGCTATGGAAGAAGACAACGGGGCAGGAAGGGAGCAGGCCCACAGCATCAGGATCCGGGATGCCCAGGAGGAGATTTGCATGCTTCGAGCACGTCTACGACAGCTTGAAGAGCAGGAGACTCGCTCGCGCCCTCAACCCGCGTTTTCCCAGGAGGGGGAGACGAGCGGAGGCCCGAACCGGACCCCCTACTACTAGGAGGAGCGCCGCCGAGCACCCGCTGCAGAGAGGGTGGCTAGCCATACACCACAGAGACACCACTCTCCCCGGCGAAGCCCTTCCAGGCGAAGGAGCCCTTCCCCTACTCGGGATAGGACTCACAACCGCCCCAGGTCCAACAACACGCTTGTCACCTATCCAGCGCCGATTGGAGGTCTCTATCCCCTGAAGTTATGGCGTTTCCTTTCCCCCAGGGGTGGGCACGACCTAAAGTGAAGCTCTACGAGGGAGACACCGACCCGCAGGAGCACGTGAACTTCTTCGAAGGCGCGATGCAGTATGCCGGGGCCAGCGACCCCTTGTACTGCCGATGTTTCCCCATGAGCCTCGGAAAAGGACCCATGAACTGGTTTCAGAACTTACCGAGCAACTCCCTGTACGACTGGAACGGGGTCGTGTCCTGCTTTTTATCCCAGTACTCCTCGGTCCGCAGTATACCGAAGACCGCGCAAACCTTGGCTTTGGTTAAGCAGAAAGAGAAAGAATCTCTAAAGGCATTTCTCAATCAGTTCAACAAAGAGGCTGGTGATATCACCGGTCTCCTCCCCGACACAAGGTTGGTCCTAGCTACCGCGGCTCTCGCTCCAGGACCTTTCCTGACCTCGCTGGATGGCAAGCCGGCCAACACTCTAGAGGAATTTCTAGCCCGGGCAGAGAAATTCATAAACATGGAAGACGCCGCGACCCTAAGAGCCGCGAGTCAAACACTCGCGATCAAAGGACCGCAGAAGATGAAAGAGCATAAAGACCAGCCTTCGACCCGGGAGTCCCGACGGAAGGGTCAGGACGAACGGAAGACGAAGCTGAAAAAGTATGATAGTTATACcccactgaactcctccctctcGCGTATCCTGAGGGAGAAAGCCTCCACCGACCTCAGGGACCGCCCCCCTCCGCTCTTGACGAGAGGCGACAAGTTGGATTCCAAGAGATTCTGTGAATTCCACGACAGCCCGGGCCACAACACGGACGAGTGCCTGAACCTCAAGGACAAGGTGGAGGAACTGATCAGAGCAGGCAGGTTGTCCAGGTATGTAGCTCTATCGTCGGGTGCCCTCCCACGCCCGCGCTCGCCGCCCCCGAGGCGGACACCAACCCCTCCTAGACACCGTGCTCCAACCCCTCCAAGGCACCGTGCCCGAACTCCTCCCAAGCGCCGATCGGCCGATCGACAAGACAGGACACCACCACGTCGCCGGAGCCCCGAGCGCCGCGGACGAAGCCGAGAACGTAGAAGAAGCCCGACCGACACGGCCGGGATGAAGTTAGAAGACATCATGGAAGCAACCTAGTCAGCGTTGGTTCGATAGCCGGAGGATGGGCCGTAGGCGGACCCACTAACAACAGCCGGAAAAGGAGTACCCGCGTCATCATGTCAGCGACCGGAAGGCCCCGCCCAGGGTCCCTCCACCCCCCAAGGCAGAAGGTAGCCATCACCTTCACGGTAGACGATTACAGCGAGGACACCGGCGAGGAAGATGATCCCATCGTCATTGAAGCCCTAATCGACAACGGTAAGATCCGAAGGACACTCATCGATACAGGTAGTTCCgctgacattatgttttatgaCGCTTATAAAAGCTTAGGGCTATCGGTGAAGGACCTGCTCCCCTACGACCATGATTTGATCGGGTTCACAGGAGACAGAGTCCTACCCTTAGGATATTTTGATACTTGCCTTTCCCTGGGAGATCATAGAATTCTGGTGGTGGAATGTCCAACGACGTACAACGCCATCCTTGGCAGGCCAAGTCTCAACACCTTCAGGGCGACCATATCCACCCACCACCTGATGCTTAAGTACCCCTGGGCAGGAAGGGCGGTACCAGTACGCGGCAATCTCGAAATGGCAAGGAGCTGCTACAACTCCAGCTGCAGGCTGGCCagggaagaaagaaagagaaagaagtcCAAAGCCCACGACCAGCATGACACCTTCCACGTTCAGCACACCAGTTTCATGACCGACCTCGACCCCCGAGTGGACCAGTCTAGAGACGATCAGCGCCTCAAACCCGACGGGGAGTCCCGCCCTATCCAGGTCGGTCCCATTCCGGAGAATACCACCAACATAGCGCGTGGCCTCCACCGAGATCTCTCCAAACGGATGGAAAATTTACTGCTTTCCAATGGGAAGCTGTTTGCTTGGTCGTCGGCAGATATGCCCGGCATCGACCCCGCATTCTGCAGCCACAAGCTATCTGTCGACCGGAAGTTTAAACCGGTAGCTCAGAAGAAAAGACAAATGAGCGCCGAGAAGCAGCAAGTTATCCAGCAACAGACCTCAGAGTTGCTTCAGGCTGGGATCATTCGGGAGGTCAAGTACACTACTTGGCTCTCCAATGTAACCTTGGTCAAGAAAGCAAACGGGAAGTGGCGCATGTGCGTCGACTACACAGATCTCAACAAGGCATGCCCTAAGGACCCTTTCCCTCTACCGAGCATTGATGCACTTGTAGACAACTCCTCCGGGTACGAATATCTCTCTCATGGATGCctattcaggctacaaccaaatcccAATGCATAGGGACGACGAGGAGAAAACTGCTTTCATCACTGATCGGGGCACTTACTGCTACACCATGCTGCCTTTCGGCCTCAAGAACGCAGTGGCAACCTACCAAAGGATGATGACCCGTATCTTCGGGGACTTGATGGGAAAGTCGGTAGAGGTCTATATAGATGATATCATAGTCAAGACCCCGAAGGGAGGAGATCATGCAGCCGACCTTGCGGTCGTCTTCGAGCAGTTAAAGAAGCAcaacatgcgcctcaacccCGACAAGTGTACTTTTGGCGTTCGAAGAGGGAAATTTCTGGGATATATGCTGACCAACCGTGGAATCGAATTGAACCCTGACAAATTCCAAGCGATCATGAATATGAAGAGCCCGCGCACCGTCAAAGAAGTCCAACAGCTAGCTGGTCGAATGGCCGCGATCGGCCGCTTTTTGCCAAAGGCCGCTCTCCGGGCACTACCCCTTTACACACTCCTAAAGAAGGGAGCCACCTTTGAATGGTCGGAGGAGGCTGACAAGCCATTCACCCAGCTGAAGGAGATCCTTTCATCCCCCCCTATTCTGACCAGCCCTAGACCAGGGGAGACGCTGTACATATACTTGGCAGTACGGGAAAAGGCAATAAATTCAGTTCTGATCAGAGAAGAGGGGAGTCAAACTACCAGTCTATTTTGTCAGCCGCTCATTGAAAGATGCGGAGCTCAGGTATAAGATGCTGGAGAAAGTAGCGCTGACCTTACTAACCACAGCTCAGCGGCTGCGGAGGTACTTTCAGGCTCATCGTATAGTCGTACGCACAGATCAGCCGATCCGACT
This is a stretch of genomic DNA from Lotus japonicus ecotype B-129 chromosome 1, LjGifu_v1.2. It encodes these proteins:
- the LOC130744477 gene encoding uncharacterized protein LOC130744477, which gives rise to MAFPFPQGWARPKVKLYEGDTDPQEHVNFFEGAMQYAGASDPLYCRCFPMSLGKGPMNWFQNLPSNSLYDWNGVVSCFLSQYSSVRSIPKTAQTLALVKQKEKESLKAFLNQFNKEAGDITGLLPDTRLVLATAALAPGPFLTSLDGKPANTLEEFLARAEKFINMEDAATLRAASQTLAIKGPQKMKEHKDQPSTRESRRKGQDERKTKLKKYDSYTPLNSSLSRILREKASTDLRDRPPPLLTRGDKLDSKRFCEFHDSPGHNTDECLNLKDKVEELIRAGRLSRYVALSSGALPRPRSPPPRRTPTPPRHRAPTPPRHRARTPPKRRSADRQDRTPPRRRSPERRGRSRERRRSPTDTAGMKLEDIMEAT
- the LOC130744494 gene encoding uncharacterized protein LOC130744494, with translation MSATGRPRPGSLHPPRQKVAITFTVDDYSEDTGEEDDPIVIEALIDNGKIRRTLIDTGSSADIMFYDAYKSLGLSVKDLLPYDHDLIGFTGDRVLPLGYFDTCLSLGDHRILVVECPTTYNAILGRPSLNTFRATISTHHLMLKYPWAGRAVPVRGNLEMARSCYNSSCRLAREERKRKKSKAHDQHDTFHVQHTSFMTDLDPRVDQSRDDQRLKPDGESRPIQVGPIPENTTNIARGLHRDLSKRMENLLLSNGKLFAWSSADMPGIDPAFCSHKLSVDRKFKPVAQKKRQMSAEKQQVIQQQTSELLQAGIIREVKYTTWLSNVTLVKKANGKWRMCVDYTDLNKACPKDPFPLPSIDALVDNSSGYEYLSHGCLFRLQPNPNA